In Blastocatellia bacterium, one DNA window encodes the following:
- a CDS encoding HEPN domain-containing protein, with protein sequence MAWLRFADSDLRGAQLSLNDEDPPVLHICSSCQQAVEKYLKAYLISRGWRLEKTHSIDYLLKKCTEYDAEFDQFRADLEPFAEYFTEARYPGDLFVEFTLDEARKAVRVTERVSEFVHERIPPPSTE encoded by the coding sequence ATGGCCTGGTTGCGGTTTGCTGATAGTGATTTGCGTGGGGCTCAGTTAAGTCTGAATGATGAAGACCCACCGGTTCTTCACATCTGTTCTTCCTGCCAGCAAGCAGTAGAAAAGTATCTCAAAGCCTACCTGATCTCCCGAGGGTGGCGGTTGGAGAAAACACACAGTATTGATTATCTGCTCAAGAAGTGCACCGAGTATGATGCAGAGTTCGACCAATTTCGGGCCGACCTGGAACCGTTTGCTGAGTATTTTACCGAAGCGCGCTATCCCGGCGATCTGTTTGTTGAGTTCACGCTCGATGAGGCTCGGAAAGCGGTCCGAGTGACCGAGCGAGTGAGCGAGTTTGTGCATGAAAGAATCCCCCCACCCTCGACTGAGTGA
- a CDS encoding nucleotidyltransferase domain-containing protein, which yields MKNEPREQVVKRPALGRVGENDHRALPFGERITPELIQQICEDIIRLVDPEMIILFGSRAHGEIHEESDLDLFVIVDSRQSNRHIARQIRRALYDYGVPIDLIVRHPEEVRHNLADRNPFYVYHLFEDGVILYERSRDAVRGKIAPDEVTS from the coding sequence ATGAAGAACGAACCCAGGGAACAAGTTGTTAAGCGACCAGCCTTGGGAAGAGTCGGTGAAAACGATCATCGTGCGCTTCCCTTCGGGGAGCGCATTACACCTGAATTGATTCAGCAGATTTGTGAGGATATTATCCGTCTGGTTGATCCTGAGATGATCATTCTGTTCGGTTCGCGCGCTCATGGGGAGATTCATGAGGAGAGTGATCTGGATCTGTTCGTGATAGTGGATTCTCGCCAAAGTAATCGCCACATCGCGCGTCAGATACGGCGTGCGTTATATGACTACGGCGTGCCGATAGATCTGATTGTGCGTCATCCTGAAGAGGTTCGGCACAATTTGGCTGACCGGAATCCGTTTTACGTGTATCACCTGTTTGAAGATGGGGTGATTCTTTATGAGCGATCCCGAGATGCCGTCAGAGGAAAAATCGCCCCCGACGAGGTTACCAGTTGA